A single Nicotiana tabacum cultivar K326 chromosome 5, ASM71507v2, whole genome shotgun sequence DNA region contains:
- the LOC107809963 gene encoding bZIP transcription factor 16 produces MGSSEMDKSSKEAKEAKEPKTPNSQEQASTTTAGSVNPDWSGFQAYSPMPPHGFMASSPQAHPYMWGVQQFMPPYGTPPHPYVAMYPHGGIYAHPSMPPGSYPFSPFAMASPNGVTEAAVSNPGNAEVDGKSSEGKEKLPIKRSKGSLGSLNMITGKNNGPGKTSGASANGVYSKSAESGSEGSSEGSDANSQNESPMNSGGGQDSADTSQNGNAAHGSQNGGTGGAPHSMINQTMAIAPISAAAAGGIPGPTTNLNIGMDYWGAATASSIPAIHGNVPSASVAGGLVAAGSRDSAQSHIWIQDERELKRQRRKQSNRESARRSRLRKQAECDELAQRAEVLREENSSLRAEVSRIRSEYEQLLAQNASLKERLGEVPGEDDPRTSRDDQLLGKKAQHSSQKESEQGS; encoded by the exons ATGGGTAGCAGTGAGATGGATAAATCCTCAAAGGAGGCAAAGGAAGCAAAAGAGCCGAAGACTCCCAATTCACAG GAGCAGGCTTCTACTACTACCGCCGGCTCAGTCAATCCAGATTGGTCTGGCTTTCAG GCATATTCTCCTATGCCTCCACATGGGTTTATGGCATCAAGTCCTCAAGCACACCCTTATATGTGGGGAGTTCAG CAATTTATGCCACCCTATGGAACTCCACCACATCCATACGTTGCAATGTATCCCCATGGCGGCATATATGCTCATCCATCAATGCCTCCG GGATCTTACCCTTTCAGCCCTTTTGCGATGGCTTCCCCAAATGGTGTCACTGAAGCTGCA GTTAGCAACCCTGGTAATGCTGAAGTAGATGGTAAGTCATCCGAGGGAAAGGAAAAATTGCCCATTAAGAGATCTAAGGGAAGCTTGGGTAGTTTGAATATGATCACCGGGAAGAACAATGGACCTGGTAAGACATCTGGAGCATCTGCCAATGGAGTCTATTCTAAAAG TGCCGAGAGTGGAAGTGAAGGGTCAAGTGAAGGAAGTGACGCAAATTCTCAGAAT GAGTCACCAATGAATTCAGGAGGCGGGCAAGATTCAG CTGACACATCTCAAAATGGCAATGCTGCACATGGTTCCCAGAATGGAGGGACTGGCGGCGCTCCTCATTCAATGATTAACCAAACTATGGCAATCGCCCCGATATCAGCTGCTGCGGCGGGAGGTATTCCTGGACCCACAACCAACTTGAATATTGGTATGGATTACTGGGGTGCTGCCACCGCATCATCTATTCCTGCAATACACGGAAATGTACCTTCTGCTTCAGTTGCTGGAGGGTTGGTTGCTGCTGGATCACGAGATAGCGCTCAATCACATATTTGGATTCAG GACGAAAGGGAGCTTAAGCGGCAGAGAAGAAAACAGTCCAACAGGGAATCTGCTCGTCGATCTAGGTTACGAAAGCAG GCAGAGTGTGATGAACTTGCGCAGCGTGCTGAAGTTCTAAGGGAAGAAAATTCCTCTCTTAGAGCTGAAGTGAGTCGTATCAGGAGTGAGTATGAGCAACTTCTTGCTCAGAATGCATCTCTTAAG GAGAGACTTGGGGAAGTTCCAGGGGAAGATGATCCAAGAACTAGTCGAGATGACCAACTTCTGGGCAAAAAAGCCCAGCATTCTTCACAAAAGGAGTCCGAGCAGGGTAGCTAA